A genomic segment from uncultured Desulfuromonas sp. encodes:
- a CDS encoding HRDC domain-containing protein, which produces MTLPPILTTDDAVRSLAQDLTACPVFAVDLEADSMHSYQEKVCLLQFTYQDKTVLLDPLAVPDLSPLKPVLADASIRKIFHAADYDIRCLHRDFGIEIAGLFDTMIASQFLGEEKVGLADVLNKYFGVTLDKRYQRADWSKRPLSPEMCDYAAGDTRYLEKLAELLEQTLVEKDRLWWVDEEFRLLEEARFKVHEGPAFLRIKGAGTLPPRSLAILEYLLEWREKEAQRRDCPAYKVVGNKQFLSVAREMPDSLAALKKVDDFPPRLADRYGHAVLKQVEAGQAVDQQHLPHYPRGERRVRDIAVEERFNQLKSWRSDKAKELEMDPGILINNALLETIARTQPRREEDLSRIDGLKNWQRQVLGPDLVRVLS; this is translated from the coding sequence GCAGATTCAATGCACTCCTATCAGGAAAAAGTGTGTTTGCTGCAGTTTACTTATCAGGATAAGACCGTTCTTCTTGACCCGCTGGCTGTTCCAGATTTGTCACCGCTCAAACCAGTGCTGGCCGATGCGTCTATCCGCAAAATTTTTCATGCTGCGGACTATGATATCCGTTGTCTGCATCGTGACTTCGGCATTGAAATCGCTGGTTTGTTTGACACCATGATCGCTAGCCAGTTCCTCGGCGAAGAAAAAGTCGGGCTGGCGGATGTTCTGAACAAATATTTTGGTGTCACTCTGGATAAGCGGTATCAGCGTGCCGACTGGTCAAAACGTCCATTGTCGCCGGAGATGTGTGATTACGCGGCTGGGGATACACGCTATCTGGAGAAGCTCGCGGAACTTCTCGAACAGACCTTGGTGGAAAAAGATCGTTTGTGGTGGGTGGACGAAGAATTCCGTCTGCTGGAGGAGGCGCGTTTTAAGGTGCATGAAGGTCCCGCCTTTCTGCGTATTAAGGGAGCGGGGACCTTGCCACCACGAAGTCTGGCTATTCTCGAATACCTTTTGGAGTGGCGTGAAAAAGAAGCTCAGCGGCGTGATTGCCCTGCCTACAAAGTGGTGGGTAACAAACAATTTCTCAGTGTGGCGCGAGAAATGCCCGATTCCTTAGCAGCGTTGAAGAAGGTTGATGATTTCCCTCCCCGGCTGGCGGATCGTTATGGCCATGCAGTTCTTAAGCAGGTTGAGGCGGGGCAGGCAGTGGATCAGCAGCATTTGCCTCATTATCCTCGCGGTGAACGACGAGTTCGTGACATCGCTGTTGAAGAGCGTTTTAACCAGTTGAAATCCTGGCGGAGCGACAAAGCAAAGGAACTCGAAATGGATCCGGGCATTCTCATCAACAACGCATTGCTCGAAACCATTGCTCGCACTCAGCCCCGTCGAGAAGAGGATTTGAGCCGCATCGACGGTTTGAAAAACTGGCAACGCCAAGTGCTCGGTCCGGATTTGGTTAGGGTCCTGAGCTAG
- a CDS encoding HDOD domain-containing protein — protein MSALNGSLSTTSLPEILRQCSVQQKTGTLSLSQAGIDKKLYFNKGSLIYITSNKPGERVGEFLIQRGELTRSWAGFLLKDSKRNGVAFTRSLLQKNIFDKDKLQKALSDLANQALADVMNWTVGTYEFTNLLPKQALEGPIQISEADALKRILQSGSKANTTASADDILRELARTIVAEDFTLPLLATTASKLEKCWMEEENSAEQILDLVHKDQVLSINMLRVVNSSVAHPPQQCMTIKQAMELYPHERLVGIVLAQAANAHPPKQPDTVSLMLQHALSCACLSEQIAAQLGEDTEEAYTCGLLHNIGKILLLQILPDSNIDEAQLPKLVQDFHQNSGALLSRRWNLSPKLHDCIKNYRNPGKATESQIHVEIVCLSHNLLQNHGSIESYKEQCPTINFDRLDMDALCDNLELIDELVTSTF, from the coding sequence ATGAGTGCGCTCAACGGCAGCCTGAGCACAACGTCACTGCCTGAAATCCTCCGACAATGTTCCGTACAGCAAAAAACGGGAACGCTGAGCCTGAGTCAGGCTGGTATCGATAAAAAACTTTATTTCAATAAAGGGAGCCTGATCTACATCACCTCAAATAAACCGGGTGAACGGGTCGGAGAATTTTTAATTCAGCGAGGCGAGCTGACTCGCTCTTGGGCTGGCTTTCTCCTTAAGGACAGCAAACGCAATGGTGTTGCTTTTACACGCAGCCTGTTGCAAAAAAATATCTTTGACAAGGACAAACTGCAAAAGGCCCTCTCTGATCTGGCCAATCAGGCTCTTGCCGATGTTATGAACTGGACAGTTGGAACTTACGAATTCACCAATCTGCTCCCTAAACAAGCCCTCGAAGGCCCCATTCAGATCAGTGAAGCAGATGCCCTCAAACGCATCCTGCAAAGTGGTAGTAAAGCCAACACCACGGCCAGCGCTGATGATATTTTACGTGAATTGGCTCGCACGATTGTCGCTGAGGACTTCACTCTGCCCCTGTTGGCGACAACCGCATCGAAACTTGAAAAATGCTGGATGGAAGAGGAAAATTCCGCAGAGCAAATTCTCGATCTGGTTCACAAGGATCAGGTCCTCAGCATCAACATGTTACGTGTGGTCAACTCCTCGGTCGCCCATCCTCCACAACAGTGTATGACCATTAAACAAGCCATGGAACTCTACCCTCACGAGCGACTGGTGGGGATCGTTCTGGCCCAGGCGGCAAATGCTCACCCGCCCAAACAGCCGGATACGGTTTCTCTGATGTTGCAACACGCTTTGAGCTGCGCCTGCCTCTCCGAACAGATCGCAGCCCAACTCGGCGAGGATACGGAGGAAGCCTACACCTGTGGGTTACTGCATAACATCGGCAAAATCCTCCTGCTGCAGATCCTTCCGGATAGCAACATTGATGAAGCGCAACTGCCAAAGTTGGTGCAGGACTTCCATCAGAATTCAGGAGCCTTGCTGTCGCGACGCTGGAACCTCTCCCCGAAGCTCCACGATTGCATTAAAAATTACCGCAATCCGGGAAAAGCGACAGAATCTCAAATCCATGTTGAAATTGTTTGCTTGAGCCATAATCTGTTACAAAACCATGGCTCGATAGAGAGCTACAAAGAACAATGTCCAACCATTAATTTTGACCGACTGGACATGGATGCCCTTTGCGACAACCTCGAATTGATTGATGAGCTGGTCACCTCAACCTTTTAG
- a CDS encoding EamA family transporter: MDVIALFFIVFSALMHALWNLQVKQSSDKTVFIWWMFIASGFLMNLAAFFLPQPFPFPHGLTWLWALVGAVCFVLYHLFNGIAYRQGDLSLTYPLAQTSMIYVPIWGFFFLHEQLTLGGGVGVLCVVAGAYCAQLPDFSLRSLLRPLQNLGNPSVRAALAAGFIYSIGSIADKRGVMDYSPFYFTYILVMIMVMIMSLNLCRSRYQGRILKEWRQHKWLILSSGPVMLGSFITFRYGLSLTPVSYAVPVRQVNVLFGVLIGVLFLGESYGRVRITAACLILLGVLCIHLGG; this comes from the coding sequence ATGGACGTCATTGCGCTATTTTTTATCGTTTTTTCAGCCTTGATGCATGCACTATGGAATTTACAGGTCAAGCAAAGTAGTGACAAGACTGTCTTTATCTGGTGGATGTTTATTGCGTCAGGTTTTTTGATGAACCTGGCGGCGTTTTTTTTGCCCCAGCCTTTTCCCTTCCCGCATGGCCTGACCTGGTTGTGGGCACTTGTGGGGGCGGTGTGTTTTGTCCTCTATCATCTGTTTAACGGGATCGCCTACCGGCAGGGCGATTTGTCTCTTACCTACCCCCTGGCGCAAACGTCCATGATTTATGTGCCGATATGGGGATTCTTCTTTCTGCATGAACAATTGACTTTGGGAGGAGGCGTCGGAGTGCTGTGCGTGGTTGCCGGGGCCTATTGCGCCCAGTTGCCGGACTTTTCGCTGCGGTCCTTGTTACGTCCACTGCAAAATCTGGGGAATCCTTCGGTGCGTGCCGCCCTTGCTGCCGGTTTTATTTATTCGATTGGTTCAATTGCCGATAAACGCGGTGTCATGGATTATTCACCCTTTTATTTTACCTATATTCTGGTGATGATCATGGTAATGATCATGTCGCTGAATCTTTGTCGGTCCCGTTATCAGGGACGGATTTTGAAAGAATGGCGACAACATAAATGGCTTATTTTATCTTCCGGACCGGTTATGCTAGGGTCGTTTATCACTTTCCGCTACGGTTTAAGCCTGACCCCAGTCAGTTATGCGGTTCCGGTGCGGCAAGTCAATGTTTTATTTGGTGTGTTGATCGGCGTTTTGTTTTTAGGCGAGTCGTATGGCCGGGTCAGAATAACCGCCGCTTGTCTTATTTTACTCGGAGTTCTCTGTATCCATCTTGGAGGGTAA